Proteins co-encoded in one Microcoleus sp. AS-A8 genomic window:
- a CDS encoding glycosyltransferase family 4 protein — protein MDGKGKADHVFIFLEVFNCEGGIQSYVKDVLQAYCSVSLQTRRRTTAEVFLLRDDPKCHNPFAHDTFKFHYLKTKNPRLGRLRLAVGMWNCLWLRRPSHVFCGHIKLAPLTQWLCQRWGVPYTVLTYGKEVWYRLSDRERQALVSAAGIWTISRYSRDRLCSANELNPENVQILPCVVDGDRFTPGPKSPALVARYGLADAKVLMTVARLWPTDLYKGVDVTIRALPAIATAFPNVKYLVIGRGDDRPRLEQLAQDLGVGDRVVFAGFVPTSDLVEHYRLTDAYIMPSQEGFGIVYLEAMACGKPVLAGDADGSTDPLQDGHIGWHVPHRDPEAIAAACMEILTGDDQRCNGQWLREQCLTRFGKDTLTAQLTLLLQPTANSSTSS, from the coding sequence ATGGACGGCAAAGGCAAAGCTGACCATGTATTTATTTTTCTAGAGGTTTTTAATTGTGAAGGGGGCATTCAGTCCTACGTAAAAGATGTTTTGCAGGCTTATTGCTCAGTGTCGCTTCAGACCCGTCGGCGAACGACGGCTGAAGTTTTTTTGCTTAGAGATGACCCTAAATGTCACAATCCTTTCGCTCATGACACGTTTAAATTCCATTACCTGAAAACGAAGAATCCTCGGCTAGGACGGTTACGGCTGGCAGTAGGAATGTGGAACTGTTTATGGTTACGCCGCCCCAGCCACGTTTTCTGCGGTCATATCAAGCTGGCACCGCTAACTCAATGGTTGTGTCAGCGTTGGGGAGTTCCTTACACTGTTTTGACGTATGGAAAAGAGGTTTGGTATCGATTATCTGATCGCGAACGTCAGGCTCTAGTTAGCGCTGCCGGAATTTGGACGATTAGCCGCTACAGTCGCGATCGCCTTTGTTCAGCTAATGAGTTGAACCCTGAGAATGTGCAGATTTTGCCTTGTGTGGTGGATGGGGATCGGTTTACCCCTGGCCCCAAATCACCCGCGTTAGTTGCACGGTATGGTTTGGCGGATGCTAAAGTGCTGATGACGGTGGCACGGCTTTGGCCGACCGATTTGTATAAAGGTGTTGATGTTACGATTCGAGCACTTCCTGCGATCGCAACCGCTTTCCCCAACGTTAAATATCTCGTCATTGGTCGAGGCGATGATCGACCCCGATTAGAACAGCTCGCTCAAGATTTGGGTGTTGGCGATCGCGTTGTTTTTGCCGGGTTCGTCCCGACCTCCGATCTGGTGGAACACTACCGCCTCACGGATGCCTACATCATGCCTTCCCAAGAAGGCTTTGGCATTGTTTACTTAGAGGCAATGGCTTGTGGTAAACCCGTGCTTGCGGGTGATGCCGATGGTTCCACAGACCCCTTACAGGACGGACACATCGGCTGGCACGTTCCGCACCGAGACCCAGAAGCCATTGCTGCCGCTTGTATGGAAATTCTCACAGGAGACGATCAGCGTTGTAACGGTCAGTGGTTGCGAGAGCAGTGCCTTACCCGATTTGGTAAAGATACGCTCACGGCGCAGTTAACGCTGCTGCTCCAGCCTACGGCAAATTCCTCTACTTCGAGCTGA
- a CDS encoding pentapeptide repeat-containing protein — MASPSIKRSKNQEVGRSLPLRFRWALPLVTRRCAAVVVEVSLVAASALIPYGIGWYAKEHSTAEPVPLNPMLASTQEAIAKTLAYPLREQLTQPVAPLTNLFWCGALVIPVVVTGWQVYLLGKTGKTTPKRWFGVQVVTAYGAPPGMIRAIWREAVGRWGLPISMAYLLWRYTGAFPDVGILLGLAGFMLLAESSCYLFNARRRTLHDQLAGTYVLDGRQNFSSYPNLFETGQSLGHNPTVTLEMEDGLPFPDEVTEPRQRPTRTVTTIVLTSQTPKREPLNLWLWMRRHPGFTLLLIAFASMASILGTFVGTQIYIQSQANRREFKKQDNQVFLELVKQLSSTPGKAIEERQGVILALARLDDARAVPFLVDLLAQEKTPSSIDAIQQALVSKGPEALAPLQRLNQALQNDQEMLRRRGTAEYQQLVALRQRATKRAIAKIVTIYTGQLPETELSRTDLSQVKTGSAQFTLVLDNLILSGINFRSANLTNASLRNSIFYGPGEDERFGTFDDWIADLSGADLRDAELTGSNLTNAVLNGTNLMRATLNRAKLSNSRLIGANLSSAKLISGDLRQVVLENASLTGADLGEAKLARANLHGARLGKVKAVRSDFTFANLSQSNWQGANMAGANLSSANLQEADLSSTKLIGVDLRNAKLQNAKLQNSDLSNADLRGANLAGADLQGTDFVTTPPVRSNQFLAKPAIAASSARIKGVNFAEVKNLDGEQLKFICSNGGRHPQCPNDK; from the coding sequence ATGGCTAGCCCTAGCATAAAAAGAAGTAAAAATCAAGAGGTTGGCCGCTCACTTCCGCTGCGATTTCGTTGGGCTTTGCCACTGGTGACGCGGCGTTGTGCGGCTGTTGTGGTTGAAGTGTCGCTGGTGGCGGCGAGTGCCCTGATCCCTTATGGCATAGGTTGGTATGCCAAAGAGCATTCAACGGCAGAACCCGTTCCTCTCAACCCAATGCTGGCATCTACACAGGAGGCGATCGCCAAAACTCTCGCCTACCCCTTGCGCGAACAACTGACACAACCGGTTGCCCCCTTAACCAACTTATTCTGGTGCGGGGCGTTAGTTATCCCGGTTGTGGTGACAGGCTGGCAAGTCTATCTGTTGGGAAAAACAGGTAAAACCACTCCTAAGCGTTGGTTTGGGGTACAGGTTGTTACCGCCTACGGTGCGCCTCCAGGGATGATCCGCGCTATTTGGCGCGAAGCCGTGGGACGCTGGGGATTACCGATCTCGATGGCTTATCTGCTCTGGCGCTATACAGGAGCCTTTCCCGATGTCGGGATTTTGCTCGGACTCGCAGGATTCATGCTCTTGGCAGAGAGTAGTTGTTACCTGTTTAACGCTCGACGCCGCACTCTGCACGACCAATTGGCTGGAACCTATGTCTTGGATGGTCGCCAGAATTTCTCATCCTACCCGAATTTGTTTGAAACTGGGCAATCACTAGGGCATAACCCTACTGTCACACTGGAGATGGAAGACGGTTTACCATTCCCAGATGAAGTAACAGAACCGAGGCAACGACCCACCCGCACCGTCACAACGATTGTTCTGACTTCCCAGACGCCGAAGCGAGAACCCCTGAATCTGTGGCTGTGGATGCGCCGACATCCAGGTTTTACTCTGCTGCTGATTGCGTTTGCCAGTATGGCGTCTATTTTGGGAACCTTTGTCGGGACTCAAATTTATATTCAAAGTCAGGCTAATCGACGAGAGTTCAAAAAACAGGACAATCAAGTGTTTCTGGAACTCGTGAAGCAATTAAGCTCGACTCCTGGCAAGGCGATAGAAGAACGACAAGGAGTCATCCTGGCACTGGCAAGGCTGGATGATGCCCGTGCCGTTCCTTTTCTGGTGGATTTGCTGGCTCAGGAAAAAACCCCCAGCTCGATTGACGCAATCCAACAAGCTTTGGTGAGTAAGGGGCCGGAAGCGTTAGCGCCTCTGCAACGGTTGAATCAAGCACTGCAAAATGACCAGGAGATGCTACGGCGTCGAGGTACAGCCGAATATCAGCAGTTGGTTGCGTTGCGACAACGGGCGACGAAAAGAGCGATCGCCAAAATTGTCACCATCTACACCGGTCAACTCCCCGAAACAGAACTCAGCCGCACTGATCTCAGTCAGGTGAAAACTGGCTCTGCCCAATTTACCCTGGTGCTGGACAACCTCATCCTGTCTGGGATCAACTTTCGCTCAGCCAATTTGACCAACGCCAGTTTACGCAATAGCATCTTCTACGGGCCGGGTGAAGATGAACGCTTTGGTACCTTTGATGATTGGATTGCAGACTTGAGTGGTGCGGATCTCAGAGATGCCGAGTTAACAGGTTCCAATTTGACCAACGCTGTGTTAAATGGCACTAATTTGATGCGGGCTACACTCAACCGGGCCAAGTTATCCAACAGCCGACTCATAGGGGCAAACCTCAGCAGTGCTAAACTGATTAGTGGCGATTTGCGTCAGGTTGTCTTAGAAAATGCTAGCCTAACGGGCGCTGACTTAGGAGAAGCCAAATTAGCGCGTGCCAATCTGCATGGTGCCCGTCTGGGAAAGGTTAAAGCGGTGAGAAGTGATTTCACGTTTGCCAATTTGTCTCAATCGAACTGGCAAGGTGCCAATATGGCGGGGGCAAATTTGAGCAGCGCGAACCTCCAAGAAGCTGACTTAAGTTCCACTAAACTGATTGGGGTGGATCTGAGGAATGCCAAGTTGCAAAATGCCAAGCTCCAGAACTCCGATCTGAGTAATGCCGACTTGCGGGGAGCCAATCTCGCCGGAGCCGATTTACAGGGAACCGATTTTGTCACCACACCCCCGGTTCGGTCGAATCAATTTCTGGCAAAGCCAGCGATCGCGGCTTCATCAGCCCGCATCAAGGGGGTTAATTTTGCCGAAGTGAAAAATTTAGATGGTGAGCA